A section of the Castanea sativa cultivar Marrone di Chiusa Pesio chromosome 12, ASM4071231v1 genome encodes:
- the LOC142620540 gene encoding uncharacterized protein LOC142620540, translating to MPQVKSYDGSKDILDHLESFKTLMHLQGVPDTIMCRAFPTTLKGPAKIWFSRLTLNSISAFKELSAQFASHFIGGQRYKKSTACLLNIKQREDETLRSYITCFNKEALSIDEADDKILVAAFTNGLQKAKFLFSL from the coding sequence ATGCCGCAGGTAAAAAGCTACGATGGGTCCAAGGATATCTTagatcacttggagtctttcaagaccctaatgcaccttcaaggggtgcCGGACACAATCATGTGCAGAGCCTTCCCCACCACGCTGAAGGGACCTGCAAAGATCTGGTTCAGTAGGCTGACACTTAACTCCATTAGTGCTTTCAAAGAGTTAAGCGCCCAATTCGCCTCACACTTCATCGGGGGGCAGAGGTATAAGAAATCCACCGCATGCCTGTTGAACATTAAGCAGCGGGAAGATGAGACGCTGAGGTCTTACATAACTTgttttaacaaggaagccctctcgatCGACGAAGCAGAcgacaagatacttgtagcGGCATTCACCAATGGGCTGCAGAAGGCAAAGTTCCTATTTTCCCTATAA